From Geomonas agri, one genomic window encodes:
- a CDS encoding NADP-dependent malic enzyme, with amino-acid sequence MTKKIDALEYHATGRKGKIEVISSKPCLTSLDLSLAYTPGVAEPCLAIEQRPSDAYLYTAKGNLVAVVSNGTAVLGLGNIGALAGKPVMEGKGVLFKRFADVDVFDLEVKSEDPDDVIKVVQLLEPTFGGINLEDIKAPECFYIEEELKKTMNIPVFHDDQHGTAIICSAALINALHLVGKKIDKVHIVVNGAGAAGVACANLVISLGARPENLCMCDTKGVIYKGRTEGMNPYKDRLAIDTEWRALEEAMRGADVFIGVSAKGAVTPQMVRDMAKDPIIMAMANPDPEITPEEALSVRSDVIMATGRSDYPNQVNNVLGFPFIFRGALDVRASTINEEMKKAAVFALAQLAQEECPDSVCRAYGNQSFSFGRNYIIPKPFDPRALLRVAPAVAKAAMESGVARTPIEDMDRYVEWLETLQGRAKETMRTIINKAKCDPKKIVFPEGDNEKILKAAYHLVEEGIAHPILIGNRAKVLEKMAELGMELNVTIVDPEDSELTEPYAQELYRMRQRKGITLTEAQRIVRRKSRNHFGAMMVHMGDADALLGGIDTHYPDTIRPALEVIGRQPQLTGVHGMYMMVFKKGIYFMADTTVEIEPTAEELAETALLAAEKVQLLDIVPRIAMLSFANFGSVNHALTQKVKRAVEIVKDRAPELEIDGEMQADTAVTPELLANYTFSTLTGPANILIFPDLNSGNISYKLLHRLGGAEAIGPLLMGMKKPVHVLQRGDDVATIVNMAAIAVVDAQSMQEELRWNVSRSVPALAASSAPLDAPAATP; translated from the coding sequence ATGACGAAGAAGATAGACGCGCTTGAATACCACGCCACCGGCCGCAAGGGAAAGATCGAAGTGATCTCCTCCAAGCCCTGCCTCACCTCCCTCGACCTGTCCCTCGCCTACACCCCGGGCGTGGCCGAGCCCTGCCTCGCCATCGAACAAAGGCCGTCGGACGCCTACCTCTACACCGCCAAGGGAAACCTGGTCGCGGTGGTTTCCAATGGCACCGCGGTGCTGGGCCTGGGCAACATCGGGGCGCTGGCCGGCAAGCCGGTCATGGAGGGGAAAGGGGTCCTCTTCAAGCGCTTCGCCGACGTCGACGTCTTCGACCTGGAGGTGAAATCGGAGGACCCGGACGACGTGATCAAGGTGGTCCAGCTCCTGGAACCGACCTTCGGCGGCATAAACCTCGAGGACATAAAGGCGCCGGAGTGCTTCTACATCGAGGAGGAGCTGAAGAAGACCATGAACATCCCGGTCTTCCACGACGACCAGCACGGCACTGCCATCATCTGCTCGGCGGCGCTCATCAACGCGCTGCACCTGGTGGGGAAGAAGATCGACAAGGTGCACATAGTCGTGAACGGCGCCGGGGCTGCCGGCGTCGCCTGCGCAAACCTGGTCATCTCCCTGGGCGCCCGACCGGAAAACCTCTGCATGTGCGACACCAAGGGGGTGATCTACAAGGGGAGGACCGAGGGGATGAACCCCTACAAGGATCGACTGGCGATCGACACCGAGTGGCGCGCCCTGGAGGAGGCTATGCGCGGCGCGGACGTCTTCATCGGCGTCTCAGCCAAGGGTGCGGTAACACCGCAGATGGTGCGGGACATGGCTAAGGATCCCATCATAATGGCCATGGCCAATCCGGACCCGGAGATCACCCCGGAAGAGGCACTGTCGGTCCGCTCCGACGTTATCATGGCCACCGGCCGCAGCGACTATCCAAACCAGGTCAACAACGTGCTCGGCTTCCCCTTCATCTTCAGGGGCGCTCTCGACGTCCGCGCCAGCACCATCAACGAGGAGATGAAAAAGGCGGCGGTGTTCGCCCTGGCACAGCTGGCGCAGGAGGAGTGTCCCGACTCGGTCTGCCGCGCCTATGGCAACCAGAGCTTCTCATTCGGGCGCAACTACATCATCCCCAAACCCTTCGACCCGCGCGCCCTGTTGCGGGTGGCCCCGGCGGTGGCGAAGGCGGCCATGGAGAGCGGCGTGGCGCGCACCCCCATCGAAGACATGGACCGCTACGTCGAGTGGCTGGAAACGCTGCAGGGGCGCGCCAAGGAAACCATGCGCACCATCATCAACAAGGCGAAATGCGATCCCAAGAAGATCGTCTTCCCGGAGGGGGACAACGAGAAGATCCTCAAGGCGGCCTACCACCTGGTGGAGGAAGGGATCGCTCACCCGATCCTGATCGGCAACCGCGCCAAAGTACTGGAAAAGATGGCCGAACTGGGGATGGAACTGAACGTGACCATCGTCGACCCGGAAGATTCCGAACTGACCGAGCCCTATGCGCAGGAGTTGTACCGCATGAGGCAACGCAAGGGGATCACGCTCACCGAGGCGCAGCGCATCGTGCGCCGCAAGTCGCGCAACCACTTTGGCGCCATGATGGTGCACATGGGGGACGCCGACGCGCTGCTCGGTGGCATCGACACCCACTACCCCGACACTATCCGGCCAGCACTAGAGGTGATAGGCAGGCAGCCGCAACTGACCGGGGTGCACGGCATGTACATGATGGTCTTCAAGAAGGGGATCTACTTCATGGCCGACACCACGGTGGAGATCGAACCTACCGCCGAGGAGTTGGCGGAGACCGCACTCTTGGCGGCGGAAAAAGTGCAACTGCTCGACATCGTGCCGCGCATAGCCATGCTCTCCTTCGCCAACTTCGGCTCGGTGAACCACGCCCTGACCCAGAAGGTGAAGCGCGCCGTGGAGATCGTGAAGGACCGGGCACCGGAACTGGAGATCGACGGCGAGATGCAGGCGGACACAGCGGTGACGCCGGAGCTTCTGGCCAACTACACCTTCTCCACTCTGACCGGCCCCGCAAACATCCTCATCTTTCCGGACCTGAATTCGGGGAACATCAGTTACAAGCTCCTGCACCGGTTGGGAGGCGCGGAGGCAATCGGCCCGCTCCTGATGGGGATGAAGAAACCGGTGCACGTGCTGCAACGGGGCGATGACGTCGCCACCATCGTCAACATGGCCGCGATCGCCGTGGTCGACGCGCAGAGCATGCAGGAGGAACTGCGCTGGAACGTCAGCCGAAGCGTTCCCGCGCTTGCGGCAAGCTCCGCCCCCCTTGACGCTCCAGCCGCAACACCCTAG
- a CDS encoding tetratricopeptide repeat protein encodes MASKKEKILESAQRFVLKGQIDKAIKDYQQVVALEPNDIRYRQRLAELLVRDSRKDEAIQQYEDIGKHYADNGYFLKAIAIYKQIQRLNPGNVVTALTIAHLNHQQGLIGNALAEYGQVAALYEKEGALKEALKVVEKMLVVDAEHAATKLKYAEILYATGAAEQSRETFAALVTALRNRGLDGEAASVAARAQELFPEEEQETVQPPPTVAEEDGLAADGFDAGEEVPGVQASPWEAEVEAPVEEPVLPDWDAPAEELPDPFAAPASTPQPEPVVAPPPSYEAPAPWDTEQEETEMAGTIAWEEEIDLDLDDDGFDAASAPEPAAAVEPPAAFPEPATPPVVEVEFPADFPLELDFEEVEEELAEAEPEEAPVPVVELDLDQEGELELTLPDQETPFGEFSWQEEQAELPQEPEAAEPATELAEWEEAELELEPEIELDEPEAPAVPEVPAEPEPVQARGWEEIFPQAASDAELDPVELESHYDLGIGYKEMGMYAGAIKEFDIAAGNPQRRFDCLTLQAICYRDKGEPAKAEELLRHGLELDVISREERTCLNYELAVLAEGSGAVEEAVDLYREVIRANPAYQDASSRLSALSGEEIPDIIDLELEEGA; translated from the coding sequence TTGGCTTCCAAAAAAGAAAAAATTCTGGAAAGTGCCCAGCGGTTCGTGCTGAAGGGGCAGATCGACAAGGCGATCAAGGACTACCAGCAGGTGGTGGCCTTGGAGCCCAACGATATTCGCTATCGCCAGCGTCTGGCCGAGCTGCTGGTGCGCGACAGCCGCAAGGATGAGGCGATCCAGCAGTACGAGGACATCGGCAAGCATTACGCCGACAACGGCTACTTCCTCAAGGCCATCGCCATCTACAAGCAGATCCAGCGTCTCAACCCCGGCAACGTCGTCACTGCCCTCACCATTGCCCACCTCAATCACCAGCAGGGACTGATCGGTAACGCCTTGGCCGAATACGGCCAAGTGGCGGCGCTGTATGAGAAGGAAGGGGCGCTGAAGGAGGCGCTCAAGGTGGTGGAAAAGATGCTCGTCGTGGATGCCGAGCATGCCGCCACCAAGCTGAAGTACGCGGAAATCCTCTACGCGACCGGCGCAGCGGAGCAGTCCCGGGAGACCTTCGCCGCCCTGGTCACCGCTTTGCGCAACCGTGGTCTCGATGGCGAGGCGGCCTCGGTCGCAGCGCGTGCCCAGGAGCTGTTCCCGGAGGAGGAGCAGGAAACGGTCCAGCCCCCCCCCACTGTTGCCGAAGAGGACGGGCTCGCCGCGGATGGTTTCGACGCTGGGGAAGAGGTGCCCGGGGTGCAGGCATCCCCCTGGGAGGCCGAGGTCGAAGCGCCGGTTGAAGAACCAGTCCTGCCGGATTGGGACGCTCCCGCTGAAGAACTCCCTGATCCCTTTGCAGCGCCGGCATCGACGCCGCAGCCCGAGCCCGTGGTGGCACCCCCACCGTCCTACGAGGCTCCTGCGCCGTGGGACACCGAACAGGAAGAGACCGAGATGGCGGGGACCATTGCCTGGGAAGAGGAGATCGATCTCGACCTGGACGATGATGGCTTTGACGCCGCGTCGGCTCCCGAACCGGCGGCCGCTGTCGAGCCGCCTGCTGCATTCCCTGAGCCGGCGACACCGCCAGTGGTCGAGGTGGAGTTTCCGGCCGATTTCCCCTTGGAACTGGACTTCGAGGAGGTCGAGGAGGAACTGGCGGAGGCCGAGCCGGAAGAGGCGCCGGTACCGGTGGTGGAACTGGACCTGGACCAGGAAGGGGAGTTGGAGTTGACCCTGCCCGACCAGGAGACCCCCTTCGGGGAATTTTCCTGGCAGGAAGAGCAAGCCGAGCTGCCGCAGGAGCCTGAAGCAGCTGAACCGGCGACGGAACTGGCCGAGTGGGAGGAGGCCGAGCTGGAACTCGAGCCGGAGATCGAACTCGACGAGCCGGAAGCGCCTGCCGTGCCAGAAGTGCCCGCCGAGCCGGAGCCGGTCCAAGCCAGAGGTTGGGAGGAAATCTTCCCGCAGGCGGCAAGCGACGCCGAGCTCGACCCCGTGGAACTCGAATCACATTACGATCTGGGTATCGGCTACAAGGAGATGGGGATGTACGCCGGTGCCATTAAGGAGTTCGATATCGCGGCGGGGAACCCGCAGCGCCGCTTCGACTGCCTGACCTTGCAGGCCATCTGCTACCGTGATAAGGGTGAGCCGGCCAAGGCCGAGGAGCTGTTGCGGCACGGCCTGGAATTGGACGTCATCTCCAGGGAGGAGCGGACCTGTCTCAATTATGAGTTGGCCGTGCTTGCGGAGGGAAGCGGCGCGGTGGAAGAGGCGGTGGACTTGTACCGCGAGGTGATTCGCGCCAATCCGGCCTACCAGGATGCCTCCAGCAGGCTTTCCGCCCTTTCGGGAGAAGAGATCCCGGATATCATCGACCTGGAATTGGAAGAGGGAGCCTGA
- a CDS encoding energy transducer TonB has product MQDAIDPLDPLCPLEEEQSPTSLNKQLLTGLAVSLALHLVCAVALLGIPGGGEPARPAVTFVDLNTIPAPVPAAPAVQPQPQPDPEPELPQEEAEPLPPTPTPQPVQAAQPASPPPQAAQRQTSVEEQSRTTFGMGLTKGYFKPLSDGETLRPEIKDYYIRLLQGVNEKWWLEQKDQKVAPIVVNLTITRSGEIIGSTILQSSGNIVYDRAVQKTLESAGPLPPVPPNYIGDFFQAPVRLVPPLNLLSW; this is encoded by the coding sequence ATGCAAGACGCGATAGATCCGCTCGATCCACTCTGCCCGCTCGAGGAAGAGCAGTCCCCGACCAGCCTCAACAAGCAGTTGCTCACCGGGCTCGCGGTCTCGTTGGCGCTGCACCTGGTCTGCGCGGTGGCCCTGCTCGGCATCCCTGGGGGCGGTGAACCCGCCCGCCCCGCCGTCACCTTCGTCGACCTCAATACCATCCCCGCTCCGGTCCCGGCCGCTCCCGCGGTGCAGCCGCAGCCCCAGCCCGATCCCGAGCCGGAACTCCCCCAGGAAGAAGCCGAGCCGCTGCCGCCCACCCCGACGCCGCAGCCGGTGCAGGCCGCGCAGCCCGCGTCGCCCCCGCCCCAAGCGGCACAGCGCCAGACCTCCGTGGAGGAGCAATCACGCACCACCTTTGGCATGGGTCTCACCAAGGGGTACTTCAAGCCGCTCAGCGACGGCGAAACACTGCGCCCGGAGATCAAGGATTATTACATTCGGCTGCTACAGGGGGTGAACGAGAAGTGGTGGCTGGAACAAAAGGACCAGAAGGTGGCGCCGATCGTGGTGAACCTCACCATAACCCGTAGCGGCGAGATCATCGGCAGCACCATCCTGCAAAGTTCGGGGAACATCGTTTACGATCGGGCCGTACAGAAGACGCTGGAGTCGGCCGGCCCGCTGCCTCCGGTACCGCCCAACTACATCGGGGACTTTTTCCAGGCACCGGTGCGCCTGGTCCCTCCGCTCAACCTGCTCTCCTGGTAG
- a CDS encoding DsbC family protein, which yields MSFRRIFTALFTACVLLALAATSFAAPPVKAEESFRNAFPQVPFDSMTPTEIPGLYEVISGQRIFYYYPDKELVLTGEIVGKDLKSRTAERKGALMAKVAKDLPLDKALKIGDGKKVVIEFTDPDCPFCRRGAEYFTKRTDVTQYIFFAPLAHPAAITKIEYILSADNKVQAYDAMMLGQEIPAGAKPASPEIKRLAQEHMELARKAGVTGTPTFFVNGQMVVGADLARLDELLK from the coding sequence ATGTCGTTTAGAAGAATTTTCACAGCCCTTTTCACCGCGTGCGTTCTGCTTGCCCTGGCGGCCACCTCGTTCGCCGCCCCCCCGGTCAAAGCGGAGGAGTCCTTCCGCAACGCGTTCCCCCAAGTTCCCTTCGACAGCATGACGCCGACGGAAATCCCGGGACTCTACGAGGTCATCTCCGGACAGCGCATCTTCTATTACTACCCCGACAAGGAACTGGTGCTGACCGGCGAGATCGTGGGCAAGGATCTCAAGAGCCGCACCGCCGAGCGCAAAGGGGCCCTCATGGCCAAGGTGGCTAAAGACCTGCCGCTGGACAAGGCACTCAAGATCGGCGACGGCAAGAAGGTGGTGATAGAGTTCACCGATCCGGATTGCCCCTTCTGCCGCAGGGGCGCCGAGTATTTCACCAAGCGGACCGACGTGACCCAGTACATCTTCTTCGCACCGCTGGCCCACCCGGCGGCGATCACCAAGATCGAGTACATCCTCTCGGCCGACAACAAGGTTCAGGCCTACGACGCCATGATGCTCGGGCAGGAGATCCCGGCCGGCGCCAAGCCCGCCTCCCCGGAGATCAAGCGGTTGGCCCAGGAGCACATGGAACTGGCTAGAAAGGCCGGCGTCACGGGGACCCCCACCTTCTTCGTCAATGGTCAGATGGTGGTGGGCGCCGACCTGGCCCGCCTGGACGAACTGCTCAAGTAG
- a CDS encoding HIT family protein, protein MDRLWAPWRVEYLTQPPAPGCIFCAEGDDRDLLIIHRTPLARVMLNRYPYCNGHLLVSLHRHTAELGEFSGEELQELLRVAALCKDVLIRSSSPDGFNIGMNLGKAAGAGVLDHLHLHVVPRWNGDSNFMSVVAEARVLPEALLATYDRLLPFFPKTEGA, encoded by the coding sequence ATGGACAGGCTTTGGGCACCCTGGAGGGTCGAGTACCTGACGCAGCCGCCGGCGCCGGGCTGCATCTTCTGTGCTGAGGGGGACGACCGGGACCTTTTGATCATCCACCGCACCCCGCTGGCCCGCGTCATGCTGAACCGCTACCCGTACTGCAACGGGCACCTGCTGGTTTCGCTGCACCGACATACCGCTGAGCTGGGCGAGTTTTCCGGCGAGGAGCTGCAGGAGCTCCTGCGCGTGGCGGCGCTGTGCAAGGACGTCCTGATCCGCTCCAGCAGCCCCGACGGCTTCAATATAGGCATGAACCTCGGCAAGGCGGCCGGCGCCGGCGTCCTGGATCACCTTCACCTGCACGTGGTGCCGCGCTGGAACGGAGACAGCAACTTCATGTCCGTGGTGGCGGAGGCGCGCGTGCTTCCCGAGGCGCTGCTGGCAACCTACGACAGGCTGCTCCCCTTCTTTCCCAAAACGGAGGGTGCGTGA
- a CDS encoding ROK family protein, whose amino-acid sequence MKRELCIGIDLGGSNLRFALVDRQGKVLARCAEPTRPAAGLQSLLTRLLAGVERLRQEGGGLGYSVVALAVGVPGLVCSDGVVRASVNIPALEGVSLARELSIATGIPVVALNDANACALGEKRYGAGRGYRSLIALTLGTGVGSGLILDGKLWTGVDGAAGEFGHIPVEPDGRPCGCGSRGCLEQYASASAIARDGDDAAAVARRARQGDAAALAVFAEAGRYLGIAVAGVVNLLNLEAVILCGGVARSFDLLESSLRRELISRTFALSGGRVRIEPGLLGDDAGVLGAAVAAFGTAV is encoded by the coding sequence GTGAAGCGGGAGTTGTGCATCGGTATCGACCTGGGGGGAAGCAATCTGAGGTTTGCGCTGGTGGACCGGCAGGGGAAGGTGTTGGCGCGCTGTGCGGAGCCCACCCGGCCTGCGGCGGGACTGCAATCCCTGCTCACACGGCTGTTGGCCGGCGTCGAGCGGTTGCGGCAGGAAGGGGGGGGGCTGGGCTACAGCGTCGTGGCGCTTGCGGTCGGGGTCCCGGGGTTGGTCTGCAGTGACGGCGTGGTACGCGCCAGCGTCAACATCCCCGCGCTCGAGGGAGTGTCCCTCGCCCGGGAACTTTCCATCGCGACCGGGATACCGGTGGTGGCGCTCAACGATGCCAACGCCTGCGCTCTCGGGGAAAAGCGCTACGGCGCCGGACGCGGTTACCGCTCCCTGATCGCCCTCACCCTGGGGACCGGGGTCGGCTCCGGCCTGATCCTGGATGGCAAGCTCTGGACCGGGGTCGATGGCGCGGCGGGTGAGTTCGGGCACATACCGGTGGAACCGGACGGGCGTCCCTGCGGCTGCGGCAGCCGAGGCTGCCTGGAACAGTACGCTTCGGCCAGCGCCATCGCGCGCGACGGGGATGACGCCGCCGCCGTGGCCCGCAGGGCGCGACAAGGGGATGCCGCGGCGCTTGCCGTCTTCGCCGAGGCGGGGCGCTATCTCGGTATCGCGGTGGCGGGGGTTGTGAACCTGCTCAACCTGGAGGCGGTCATCCTGTGCGGGGGAGTGGCGCGGAGTTTCGACCTGCTGGAATCTTCCCTGCGTCGGGAGCTGATTTCCCGAACCTTCGCCTTGTCGGGCGGCCGGGTGCGCATCGAACCGGGGCTTTTGGGGGACGACGCCGGGGTGCTGGGGGCCGCGGTCGCCGCCTTCGGAACAGCTGTTTAG